One Bdellovibrio bacteriovorus str. Tiberius DNA segment encodes these proteins:
- a CDS encoding EF-hand domain-containing protein, producing MFWLRWACATAMVVSSTANAQTEQQPAAVNSGAGGSAGFQGVVLSGQAARASVDGITVNISNTCFGTNLRHVSNPLSPVSSVSVKLTLREKGALKTYTVKYPANVVTQAGNDAQVTQISDVTAGVKAQYAGNSVRVVLPVNFTTTVDEEGNISNDFEAKLEAVSFDQVFAPGQKQGGEYMGYNGALSASVYTSNSKDGKQYSVSAFFPGENGYCGGYFSPLMVFFDDKMPNFTAVTDFPLNPTGKTMWPEAGAPGAFIAVDRNGDGQITTEDELFGNQGDKFKNGFEALREFDSNKDNVIDKNDKDFAKLQLWFDKNGDGKVQKGELVPLKSRIESVSLKYDDSAVSGIADRAQIREKSTFVFVEKGKKKEGRVIDLWFSPKMK from the coding sequence ATGTTTTGGTTAAGATGGGCTTGTGCAACAGCCATGGTGGTGTCATCCACTGCGAATGCACAGACTGAACAGCAGCCTGCAGCCGTGAATTCGGGAGCCGGGGGCTCAGCAGGTTTTCAAGGGGTTGTTCTTTCCGGCCAGGCCGCCAGGGCTTCGGTTGATGGAATCACTGTGAATATCTCCAACACGTGTTTTGGTACTAACTTAAGACACGTTTCCAATCCGCTTTCGCCGGTTTCCAGCGTGTCAGTAAAGCTGACCTTGCGGGAAAAGGGCGCACTTAAAACTTACACCGTGAAATATCCGGCCAATGTCGTGACCCAAGCAGGTAACGATGCGCAAGTGACTCAGATTTCAGATGTCACTGCCGGGGTAAAGGCTCAGTATGCTGGTAACAGCGTGCGTGTAGTCTTGCCGGTGAATTTCACCACGACAGTGGATGAAGAGGGTAATATCTCGAATGACTTTGAAGCCAAGCTTGAAGCCGTCAGCTTTGACCAGGTGTTTGCGCCGGGCCAAAAGCAGGGTGGGGAATACATGGGTTATAACGGAGCGCTTTCCGCGTCTGTTTACACCAGTAACTCCAAAGATGGGAAGCAGTACAGCGTATCGGCCTTCTTCCCGGGCGAAAACGGCTATTGCGGCGGTTACTTCTCACCACTAATGGTGTTCTTCGATGACAAGATGCCAAACTTCACAGCGGTGACCGACTTCCCATTGAATCCAACGGGCAAAACAATGTGGCCTGAAGCTGGTGCGCCAGGTGCCTTCATTGCCGTGGACCGCAATGGTGATGGTCAGATCACGACTGAGGACGAACTATTCGGTAATCAGGGTGACAAGTTCAAAAATGGTTTCGAGGCTTTGCGCGAATTTGATTCGAACAAAGACAATGTGATCGACAAGAACGACAAGGACTTTGCAAAGCTTCAGCTGTGGTTTGATAAAAACGGCGATGGCAAAGTGCAAAAAGGTGAGCTTGTACCACTGAAGTCCCGCATTGAATCCGTGTCATTGAAATATGATGATTCCGCCGTGAGCGGTATTGCGGACCGTGCTCAGATCCGAGAGAAGAGCACCTTCGTCTTTGTTGAAAAAGGCAAAAAGAAAGAAGGTCGTGTGATCGATCTTTGGTTCTCGCCAAAAATGAAGTAA
- a CDS encoding pilus assembly FimT family protein, with protein sequence MMIIKNNRGLTLAEMIVGVALMGIMGMVAASFFVFTAKTKKEITNEIEDKVDNILAERMILRDLKYSEPSFNNVIITDDNGRQFFDYVADVTQSSVDNAARKLTLEAGRRNEFIFIATNEKMGGSMMYAPSNAYQIGNAPGDPFVAASLTFVSLNKDSIVQFSDPQGLGRYWQVGNVLMLDTPTMVRQMTASGPDYSKPARSPIFLGSVQAPGATRLLALNIPGFVNTTNPMYPSETIGDEDKFLRDIPPMGGAAPLVRLKVVSIIKYYLQKDTKGGQVNVYRSMYTGRQFGPGQLFASDVAKVEFSRKSAHDALIYFKIVRNDKK encoded by the coding sequence ATGATGATAATCAAGAATAATCGCGGTTTAACTTTAGCAGAGATGATTGTCGGCGTGGCCCTGATGGGGATCATGGGGATGGTCGCGGCCTCTTTCTTTGTATTCACTGCAAAGACCAAAAAAGAAATCACCAACGAGATCGAAGACAAAGTCGATAACATCCTGGCAGAGCGTATGATCCTGCGGGACTTAAAGTACTCTGAGCCGTCATTCAATAATGTTATCATCACCGATGATAACGGCCGTCAGTTCTTTGACTATGTGGCGGATGTGACGCAATCCTCGGTGGATAATGCTGCCAGAAAATTGACTCTGGAAGCGGGCCGCCGCAATGAATTTATCTTTATCGCGACCAATGAAAAAATGGGCGGTTCGATGATGTATGCGCCGTCGAATGCCTATCAAATTGGAAATGCACCGGGGGACCCTTTTGTTGCGGCCTCTTTGACGTTTGTTTCATTGAATAAAGACAGCATAGTGCAGTTCTCGGATCCTCAGGGGCTGGGTCGCTACTGGCAAGTCGGAAATGTGCTGATGCTGGATACTCCCACTATGGTTCGTCAGATGACGGCCTCGGGTCCGGATTACAGCAAGCCGGCAAGATCGCCGATTTTCCTGGGCAGTGTGCAGGCGCCGGGCGCCACACGTTTGTTGGCTTTAAATATTCCGGGCTTCGTCAACACGACAAATCCGATGTATCCAAGTGAGACAATCGGGGATGAAGATAAGTTCTTAAGGGATATACCGCCTATGGGGGGGGCAGCCCCGTTGGTGCGCTTGAAAGTTGTCAGTATTATCAAGTATTATCTACAGAAGGATACCAAAGGGGGACAGGTCAATGTTTATCGGTCGATGTATACCGGTAGGCAGTTTGGCCCTGGACAGCTCTTCGCATCGGATGTTGCGAAAGTGGAGTTTTCCAGAAAGAGTGCACACGATGCTTTGATTTATTTCAAGATCGTGCGCAATGATAAGAAATAA
- a CDS encoding type II secretion system protein, with protein sequence MMKLASNQKGMSILEVLLGLAMITLVGSFFISGILSMKKVAMDSGTKNSLYKQINDVIENIRPNVRMYQINYFTTDKERENALNPGDLPMAWGNGMMSTAKECPGCPGRYGFVIQAYPGMKGLYLVTVRLTHRDWAQGEKAAMAGDAKSYGYVDYQFVVNSQ encoded by the coding sequence ATGATGAAATTAGCATCAAACCAAAAGGGTATGTCCATTTTGGAAGTCCTGCTGGGACTGGCGATGATCACGCTGGTGGGGTCCTTCTTTATCTCAGGGATCCTGAGCATGAAAAAGGTCGCCATGGACAGTGGTACCAAGAACTCGCTGTACAAACAAATCAACGACGTGATCGAAAACATCCGTCCGAATGTGCGTATGTATCAGATCAACTATTTCACCACCGACAAAGAGCGTGAAAACGCCTTGAATCCCGGCGACCTGCCAATGGCGTGGGGTAACGGGATGATGTCTACCGCAAAAGAATGCCCGGGTTGCCCGGGTCGCTATGGTTTTGTGATTCAGGCCTATCCCGGCATGAAGGGGCTTTATCTGGTGACGGTGCGTTTGACCCATCGGGACTGGGCGCAGGGTGAAAAAGCCGCAATGGCCGGTGATGCCAAGTCATATGGCTATGTGGACTATCAATTCGTGGTGAACTCACAATGA
- the gpmA gene encoding 2,3-diphosphoglycerate-dependent phosphoglycerate mutase — translation MYKLVLIRHGESVWNQENRFTGWQDVDLSEKGRAEALKGGKALREKGFSFDVAYTSVLKRAIKTLNFVLDEVDQVWLPVHKDWRLNERHYGALQGLNKAETAARHGEEQVKIWRRSYDTPPPPMEVSDPRHPSHDPRYKNVDAKLLPSNESLKDTVARFLPLWDGTIAPAVKSGKKVLIVAHGNSLRALMQHLEGMTPDEIMGVNMPTGIPMMYELDANLKVLKKEFIGDPDEVKAAIEAVANQGKAK, via the coding sequence GTGTATAAGTTGGTGCTAATTCGACACGGCGAAAGTGTGTGGAACCAGGAAAATCGCTTCACTGGCTGGCAGGACGTAGATCTTTCTGAAAAAGGTCGAGCGGAAGCTCTAAAGGGTGGCAAAGCTCTTCGTGAAAAAGGCTTCAGTTTCGACGTTGCATATACAAGCGTGTTGAAAAGAGCGATTAAAACTCTGAATTTCGTCTTGGATGAAGTGGATCAGGTGTGGCTTCCAGTCCACAAAGACTGGCGTTTGAACGAAAGACACTACGGAGCCCTTCAGGGATTGAACAAAGCCGAGACTGCGGCTCGTCATGGCGAGGAGCAGGTGAAGATCTGGCGCCGTAGTTACGACACTCCGCCACCTCCAATGGAAGTGAGCGACCCTCGTCATCCTTCCCACGATCCTCGTTACAAAAACGTCGACGCTAAACTTTTGCCTAGCAACGAATCTTTGAAAGACACTGTGGCCAGATTCCTGCCGCTGTGGGATGGCACCATTGCACCTGCTGTAAAATCAGGCAAAAAAGTGCTCATCGTGGCTCATGGGAACAGTTTGCGCGCCTTGATGCAGCATTTGGAGGGGATGACCCCGGATGAGATCATGGGCGTCAATATGCCGACCGGGATCCCGATGATGTATGAATTGGACGCAAATTTGAAGGTCCTGAAAAAGGAGTTCATCGGCGATCCGGACGAGGTCAAAGCCGCTATCGAGGCCGTGGCCAACCAGGGTAAGGCGAAGTAA
- a CDS encoding 2-oxoglutarate dehydrogenase E1 component codes for MSNSGINSANLEYIEQLYSDFKANPDSLAVEWKSFFEGVEFAQGGKFGMSDKELAVFQLIQAYRADGHTEANLNPLYAPQAGELLSLKRFGLTEKDLNAKFQIGSVIGKANATLSDIINHLKATYCGTLSLQASDASPKEVQWLTQQFENNPAKPTLADKKDALSSLTKAETLEKFVHTRYVGTKRFSVEGADSILPMMDTLVNKGTSQQVQEVYVGMAHRGRVNILVNFFGKPEEYVFGDFNGPLELAEPIEDFDNDVKYHLGYVTEKKTPTGTCKVTLAYNPSHLETVNAVALGMARAAQDQIGASGKKNVVPVLLHGDAAFAGQGIVQETLQMAGVHSHSTGGTIHIIIDNQVGFTTSGKDTRSTRYASDAAKMTFVPVLHVNGDDVESAVRSMDIALRYRQEFGKDVVINLLCYRKFGHNEGDEPAFTQPQMYELIKTHATVRELFAKKLAAEGSVDAKTSEDLYNQAMDRLQKIYEDTKKNPPKLKNFKFEGNWKGLRKAKDADFEKAADTAFDLAKLKQIGEKIGSYPADFTPHPKLIKLLEARKAMGAGKENIDWGMGELLAYGSLLSEGTSVRLTGEDCVRGTFTHRHAGMYDFKTGKAYFPLADLNPKAKLLVAESILSEYGVMGYEYGYTVHDPKSLVMWEAQFGDFVNGAQIVIDQYLAAGESKWQQMSGLVLLLPHGYEGQGPEHSSARLERFLQLCAQNNMQVVNLTTPAQIYHALRRQVCRDFRKPLVVMSPKSLLRHPRAVSPIEDLAKGRFQEVIADTIDKSKVDTVVFVSGKLYYELLEEREKSKKENVALVRLEQIYPFPATQVTEVLKSYPKAKTLVWAQEEPKNMGAFQNVYFKFVEVVSKAGLKLGFEYVGRPERSSPATGSVYRHRTEQAEIIKAVFNR; via the coding sequence GTGAGCAACAGTGGCATCAACAGTGCGAATCTAGAATATATCGAACAACTCTACTCTGACTTCAAAGCGAATCCGGATTCACTGGCAGTTGAATGGAAAAGTTTTTTTGAAGGTGTTGAATTTGCCCAAGGTGGCAAGTTCGGAATGTCCGACAAGGAACTGGCAGTCTTCCAACTGATCCAGGCTTATCGCGCTGACGGCCACACTGAAGCCAACCTCAACCCGCTTTATGCTCCGCAAGCAGGTGAACTTCTTTCCCTGAAACGTTTCGGTCTGACCGAAAAAGATCTGAACGCTAAATTTCAAATCGGTTCTGTGATTGGTAAAGCCAATGCCACGTTGAGCGATATCATCAATCACCTGAAAGCCACTTACTGCGGAACTCTTTCTTTGCAGGCGTCCGACGCTTCCCCGAAAGAAGTGCAATGGCTGACTCAACAGTTTGAAAACAATCCGGCAAAACCCACCTTGGCTGACAAGAAAGACGCTCTGTCTTCTTTGACCAAAGCTGAGACTTTGGAAAAATTCGTACACACCCGCTACGTGGGAACCAAACGTTTCTCTGTGGAAGGGGCTGATTCCATTTTGCCGATGATGGACACCCTGGTGAACAAAGGCACCTCCCAGCAGGTTCAGGAAGTTTACGTGGGCATGGCTCACCGTGGACGTGTGAACATTCTGGTGAACTTCTTCGGCAAGCCTGAAGAATATGTTTTCGGTGACTTCAACGGTCCACTGGAACTTGCAGAGCCTATTGAAGACTTCGACAACGACGTGAAATACCACCTGGGTTATGTCACTGAAAAGAAAACCCCGACGGGAACTTGCAAAGTCACTTTGGCTTACAACCCTTCCCACCTTGAAACAGTGAATGCGGTTGCCTTGGGTATGGCTCGTGCGGCTCAGGATCAAATCGGCGCTTCTGGCAAAAAGAATGTTGTTCCGGTTCTGCTTCACGGGGACGCGGCGTTTGCCGGTCAGGGCATCGTGCAGGAAACTCTGCAGATGGCCGGAGTTCATTCGCACTCTACCGGTGGTACGATCCACATCATCATCGACAATCAGGTTGGTTTCACAACCAGCGGCAAAGACACCCGTTCCACTCGTTATGCTTCTGATGCCGCGAAAATGACTTTCGTACCGGTTTTGCATGTGAACGGTGACGACGTTGAAAGTGCGGTTCGCAGCATGGACATCGCCCTTCGCTATCGCCAGGAGTTCGGCAAAGACGTTGTTATCAACCTTCTGTGCTACCGTAAATTCGGCCACAACGAAGGGGATGAACCAGCCTTCACTCAACCGCAGATGTATGAGCTGATCAAAACTCACGCGACCGTTCGTGAATTGTTCGCCAAGAAACTGGCAGCTGAAGGCTCTGTGGATGCGAAGACTTCCGAGGACCTGTACAACCAGGCCATGGATCGTCTGCAAAAAATCTATGAAGACACCAAAAAGAATCCGCCCAAGCTTAAGAACTTCAAGTTCGAAGGCAACTGGAAAGGACTTCGCAAAGCCAAGGACGCTGATTTTGAAAAAGCAGCAGACACCGCCTTCGATCTGGCGAAACTAAAACAGATCGGCGAAAAAATCGGCAGCTACCCTGCTGACTTCACTCCGCACCCGAAACTGATCAAACTTCTGGAGGCCCGCAAAGCCATGGGTGCCGGCAAAGAAAACATCGACTGGGGCATGGGCGAGCTTCTGGCCTACGGCTCTTTACTTAGCGAAGGCACTTCCGTTCGTCTGACCGGTGAAGACTGCGTGCGCGGCACGTTCACTCACCGTCATGCGGGTATGTATGACTTCAAAACTGGCAAAGCTTACTTCCCACTGGCGGATCTGAATCCAAAAGCTAAGCTGCTGGTGGCTGAAAGTATCCTGTCAGAATACGGCGTCATGGGTTACGAATACGGTTACACCGTTCACGATCCAAAATCCCTGGTTATGTGGGAAGCGCAGTTCGGTGACTTCGTCAACGGCGCGCAAATCGTGATCGATCAATACCTGGCAGCCGGCGAATCCAAATGGCAGCAAATGAGCGGTTTGGTTCTGCTTCTGCCACACGGCTATGAAGGTCAGGGCCCGGAACATTCCTCTGCCCGTCTTGAGCGTTTCTTGCAGCTTTGTGCTCAGAACAACATGCAGGTTGTGAACCTGACAACTCCAGCGCAGATCTATCATGCTCTTCGCCGTCAGGTATGCCGTGACTTCCGCAAACCATTGGTTGTGATGTCTCCAAAATCCCTGTTGCGTCACCCACGTGCGGTGTCCCCTATCGAGGATCTGGCAAAAGGCCGCTTCCAGGAAGTGATTGCTGACACCATCGACAAATCCAAAGTGGACACCGTGGTGTTTGTTTCCGGTAAGCTTTACTACGAGCTTCTGGAAGAAAGAGAAAAATCCAAAAAAGAAAACGTGGCTTTGGTTCGTCTGGAGCAGATCTATCCATTCCCTGCAACTCAGGTGACGGAAGTTCTGAAGTCCTACCCTAAAGCGAAGACTTTGGTTTGGGCACAGGAAGAACCTAAAAACATGGGTGCCTTCCAGAATGTGTACTTCAAGTTTGTTGAGGTTGTATCCAAAGCCGGCCTGAAGCTGGGCTTTGAATACGTGGGCCGTCCGGAGAGATCTTCTCCAGCGACTGGTTCCGTCTACAGACACAGAACTGAGCAGGCTGAAATCATTAAAGCAGTTTTTAATAGATAA
- the odhB gene encoding 2-oxoglutarate dehydrogenase complex dihydrolipoyllysine-residue succinyltransferase translates to MKQEIKVPAVGESITEATIGSWTKKSGDFVKRNEVLMLLETDKASVEVVAENDGVLTINPGCEAGAVVQIGATVATLDTDAKPAAGAAAPAAEAPKASAPAGAAAQPAAAGKDASAHLSPAVNRIVNEKGLDPASIQGTGKDGRLTKGDVLDAQPGAKPAAAAAPKAAPASAPAGAPALPAAASKQGDKKLVPMTTIRKRISEKLKEAQNTAALLTTFNEVDMGKVMELRSKYKDKFKEKYGVNLGFNGFFVKAVVEALKDFPAVNAWINGTDIEYHNYYNIGIAVSTEKGLMVPNVKDADTLSLAGIELAIRDLATKGRDGKITPNDLGGGTFSITNGGVFGSLLSTPILNFPQSAILGLHKIQDRPMAINGKVEIRPMMYLALTYDHRIIDGKEAVSFLVKIKELVEDPERLLLEV, encoded by the coding sequence ATGAAACAAGAGATTAAAGTTCCCGCGGTTGGGGAATCCATCACAGAAGCAACCATCGGCAGTTGGACTAAAAAATCCGGCGACTTTGTAAAACGCAATGAAGTTCTTATGCTTCTTGAGACCGACAAAGCCAGCGTGGAAGTTGTCGCGGAAAACGACGGTGTTTTGACTATCAACCCCGGCTGCGAAGCGGGTGCGGTTGTTCAAATCGGCGCAACAGTAGCAACTCTTGATACAGACGCAAAACCAGCAGCGGGCGCAGCAGCTCCAGCAGCTGAAGCCCCAAAAGCCTCCGCACCTGCCGGTGCTGCAGCTCAGCCGGCTGCCGCCGGGAAGGATGCCTCTGCGCACTTGTCCCCTGCTGTTAACAGAATCGTAAATGAAAAGGGTCTTGACCCTGCTTCCATCCAAGGGACTGGCAAAGACGGCCGCCTGACAAAAGGTGACGTACTTGATGCCCAGCCTGGTGCTAAGCCAGCAGCCGCGGCGGCTCCGAAAGCTGCTCCAGCTTCCGCGCCGGCCGGCGCTCCAGCACTGCCCGCTGCCGCGTCCAAACAAGGCGACAAAAAACTTGTTCCGATGACGACCATCCGCAAACGTATTTCTGAAAAACTGAAAGAAGCGCAAAACACGGCGGCTCTTTTGACCACTTTCAACGAAGTGGACATGGGCAAAGTGATGGAGCTTCGTTCCAAGTACAAAGACAAATTCAAAGAAAAATACGGCGTGAACCTGGGTTTCAACGGCTTCTTCGTAAAAGCTGTTGTTGAAGCACTGAAAGACTTCCCTGCGGTCAACGCATGGATCAACGGCACGGACATTGAGTACCACAACTACTACAATATCGGTATCGCGGTTTCCACAGAGAAGGGCTTGATGGTTCCGAACGTGAAAGACGCAGATACACTTTCTTTGGCTGGTATTGAACTGGCGATCCGTGATCTGGCGACAAAAGGTCGTGATGGCAAAATCACTCCGAATGATCTGGGCGGCGGTACATTCTCTATCACCAATGGTGGCGTGTTCGGCTCTTTGCTGTCCACTCCGATTCTGAACTTCCCACAGTCAGCTATCCTGGGCCTTCACAAAATCCAGGATCGTCCAATGGCGATCAACGGCAAAGTGGAAATCCGCCCGATGATGTATCTGGCTTTGACTTACGATCACCGTATCATCGACGGCAAAGAGGCTGTGAGCTTCCTTGTTAAAATCAAAGAACTTGTCGAAGATCCTGAAAGATTGCTTCTAGAGGTATAA
- the lpdA gene encoding dihydrolipoyl dehydrogenase — protein MADTQFDLIVIGSGPGGYVGAIRAAQLGLKTAVIEKDKTYGGTCLNVGCIPSKALLESSEHYQAAQHDLASHGVKVSKVDLDLPTMQARKDKVVKQNTEGIAFLFKKNKITPFTGMGKIVGPGKVEVKGADGNTQILTTKSICIATGSVPVELPFLKYDEKRIVSNTGALALDQVPKSMIVVGGGVIGLELGSVWQRLGAKVTVIEYANRLGGTMDQDCMNVLKKSMEKEGMSFLLSTKVTGSKVGGDGVEVTYESLTDGKASSMKADVVLVSTGRKAFSTGVGCEEMGIQKDPQGRIIVDKHYQTNVPGIYAIGDVIAGPMLAHKAEEEGVALAEMLAGGAGHVNYDTVPGVIYTHPEIASVGITEEFAKEKGIEINVGKFPFMANGRARAKGYTEGFVKIIADKKTDKILGAHMVGPSVSELIHEVIVCMEFGGSSEDLARSFHAHPTLSEVVREAALAVEKRQRQM, from the coding sequence ATGGCAGACACTCAATTTGACCTTATTGTTATTGGTTCCGGTCCCGGCGGTTACGTAGGGGCCATTCGCGCAGCTCAGCTGGGTCTTAAAACTGCGGTTATTGAAAAAGATAAAACTTACGGCGGCACTTGCCTGAATGTAGGTTGCATCCCTTCCAAAGCCCTTCTTGAAAGTTCTGAGCACTATCAAGCCGCTCAGCATGATCTGGCTTCCCATGGTGTGAAGGTTTCCAAAGTTGATTTGGACCTTCCAACCATGCAGGCTCGCAAAGACAAAGTTGTAAAACAAAACACCGAAGGCATCGCTTTCTTGTTCAAAAAGAACAAAATCACTCCATTCACTGGCATGGGCAAAATCGTAGGCCCGGGCAAAGTGGAAGTGAAAGGTGCTGACGGCAACACTCAAATCCTGACGACCAAGTCCATCTGTATCGCAACCGGCTCTGTTCCTGTGGAACTGCCGTTCTTGAAATACGATGAAAAACGCATCGTATCCAACACCGGTGCCCTGGCTTTGGATCAAGTTCCAAAATCCATGATTGTTGTGGGTGGTGGCGTGATCGGTCTGGAGCTGGGTTCTGTATGGCAGCGTCTGGGTGCCAAAGTCACAGTGATCGAATATGCCAACCGTTTGGGCGGCACGATGGATCAGGACTGCATGAATGTGCTTAAGAAATCCATGGAAAAAGAAGGCATGAGCTTCCTTCTTTCCACGAAAGTGACTGGTTCTAAAGTTGGCGGCGATGGCGTTGAAGTGACTTACGAATCTTTGACTGATGGTAAAGCGTCCTCAATGAAGGCGGATGTCGTGCTTGTTTCCACAGGCCGCAAAGCGTTCTCGACAGGCGTTGGCTGCGAAGAAATGGGCATCCAAAAAGATCCTCAAGGTCGTATCATCGTTGATAAACACTACCAAACCAACGTTCCGGGCATCTATGCTATCGGTGACGTTATTGCCGGCCCAATGCTTGCGCACAAAGCGGAAGAAGAAGGCGTGGCTTTGGCAGAAATGCTGGCTGGTGGCGCTGGGCACGTGAACTACGACACCGTTCCAGGTGTGATCTATACTCACCCTGAAATCGCTTCTGTAGGTATCACGGAAGAATTCGCAAAAGAAAAAGGCATTGAAATCAACGTGGGTAAATTCCCGTTCATGGCCAACGGCCGTGCACGCGCGAAAGGCTACACTGAAGGTTTTGTAAAAATCATCGCGGATAAGAAAACAGACAAAATCCTGGGCGCCCACATGGTTGGTCCAAGTGTGTCTGAACTGATCCACGAAGTGATCGTCTGCATGGAGTTCGGTGGCAGCAGCGAAGATCTGGCAAGATCCTTCCACGCCCACCCTACTTTGTCAGAAGTTGTGCGTGAAGCGGCTTTAGCCGTCGAAAAACGTCAACGCCAGATGTAG
- a CDS encoding DUF4421 family protein, with translation MSLKGLAKALGALILLSASAAWSDVKLEQAKWDKAGDDEVKVTLGPQVSSYQIDIQSPNDGPEAQFMPNVGSKTYLGISYRNLGASLGLSNPVDESTVDQKGESSATDFHLRFYGKRTYEFSYQSYKGYYLDNTEAINAGSAPVGIKYQRSDISTRNISFVMHWNLREDDYSLGVAFGQDGHQKESGWSYFASAMISDNKMTGDSPFIPAGTSGFDRLADLQELDRQMAGLGGAIGGIWARGPWYVTGVAALGVAWQKVYGKFATSGNLDESFMGYFSDAKVGAGYNGERHVWDLQLHSDNTTTDFLGGTVDAIQMEMRLTYSYRFQNVDLPMLNTLSLVLD, from the coding sequence GTGTCGTTAAAGGGTTTGGCAAAGGCGCTGGGCGCTTTGATTCTGTTGTCCGCATCTGCGGCTTGGTCTGATGTTAAATTGGAGCAAGCCAAATGGGATAAAGCCGGTGATGATGAAGTCAAAGTCACGCTGGGGCCGCAAGTTTCTTCCTATCAAATCGACATTCAGTCGCCGAATGACGGGCCTGAAGCGCAGTTCATGCCCAATGTGGGCAGTAAAACTTATCTTGGAATCAGCTATAGAAACCTGGGCGCCTCGCTCGGATTGAGCAATCCGGTGGACGAGTCCACTGTCGATCAAAAGGGTGAAAGCTCGGCGACGGATTTTCATCTGCGGTTTTACGGTAAGCGCACCTATGAATTCAGCTATCAGTCTTACAAGGGTTATTACCTCGATAATACCGAGGCCATCAATGCGGGTTCCGCCCCCGTTGGGATAAAATACCAGCGCAGTGACATCAGCACCCGTAATATCAGTTTTGTGATGCATTGGAATTTGCGTGAAGACGATTACAGTCTGGGCGTTGCTTTCGGCCAGGATGGACATCAAAAGGAAAGTGGCTGGTCCTATTTTGCCAGTGCGATGATTTCTGACAACAAGATGACGGGGGATTCTCCGTTTATTCCTGCGGGGACTTCTGGTTTTGACAGACTGGCAGACCTCCAGGAACTGGATCGTCAAATGGCGGGCCTGGGTGGCGCCATCGGCGGTATCTGGGCGCGGGGACCGTGGTACGTGACGGGGGTTGCTGCACTTGGAGTTGCCTGGCAGAAGGTCTATGGCAAGTTTGCGACCTCGGGCAATCTGGATGAAAGTTTCATGGGCTATTTTTCGGATGCGAAGGTCGGTGCTGGATACAACGGTGAACGCCATGTATGGGATCTGCAACTGCACTCGGACAATACCACGACGGACTTCCTAGGGGGAACGGTGGATGCGATTCAAATGGAGATGCGTCTGACGTATTCTTATCGCTTCCAGAATGTGGACCTGCCCATGCTGAATACTCTTTCTTTGGTTCTTGATTAA
- a CDS encoding ABC transporter ATP-binding protein has protein sequence MANPTQIEIKHVSKVFKGSEQDVIALKDIDFNIPEGQFVCLLGPSGCGKSTLLNAIAGFSAPSDGDVFVGGHKIVEPGPDRGMVFQEYALFPWMTVEDNITFGLKIKNAPPDQIEQKLQQLLKTLKLTDFRKRFPKDLSGGMRQRVAIARVLALDPPIMLMDEPFGALDALTRRSLQDELLKIWSELKKTVVFVTHSIEEAIYLADRIIVMSYRPGTVKKDVIVQIPRPRNPADVDFNNLKRELSQMVMAEQNRFEMAQMAGSTGD, from the coding sequence ATGGCGAATCCAACTCAAATCGAAATCAAGCATGTTTCCAAAGTTTTCAAAGGATCCGAGCAGGATGTGATTGCCCTGAAGGATATTGATTTCAATATCCCGGAAGGTCAGTTCGTGTGTCTGTTGGGACCGTCGGGTTGTGGCAAGAGCACTCTTTTGAATGCTATTGCAGGGTTCTCGGCGCCTTCTGACGGGGATGTCTTCGTCGGGGGGCATAAGATCGTCGAGCCTGGACCTGATCGCGGTATGGTGTTTCAAGAGTATGCTCTATTCCCATGGATGACGGTCGAGGACAACATCACCTTCGGTCTGAAAATCAAAAACGCGCCACCAGATCAGATAGAACAAAAGCTGCAGCAGCTTTTGAAGACGCTGAAGCTTACGGACTTCCGTAAACGCTTCCCGAAAGATCTTTCCGGGGGGATGAGGCAGCGTGTGGCTATTGCCCGCGTATTGGCCCTGGATCCGCCGATCATGCTGATGGATGAACCGTTCGGGGCGCTGGATGCTTTAACCCGCAGAAGCCTGCAGGATGAATTGTTGAAGATCTGGAGCGAGCTGAAAAAAACCGTCGTGTTCGTCACTCACAGTATTGAAGAGGCCATTTACCTCGCTGATCGCATTATCGTGATGAGCTATCGTCCGGGCACAGTGAAAAAAGACGTGATTGTGCAAATCCCGCGTCCGCGCAATCCCGCAGACGTTGATTTTAATAATCTGAAACGTGAACTGTCACAGATGGTGATGGCAGAGCAAAATCGCTTTGAGATGGCCCAGATGGCGGGTTCGACCGGAGACTGA